The DNA segment GCCGGGCTCGGAAGCAGTGCTGGGCGTCTGGCGCGGTGGCAAGCATTTGGAAATCTCGGTGCCAGTGGGCGAAGCTCCCCAGTCCGAGCCTCTGGCCATGAACGCGGCCGAGGCGCCGCAAGGCCGCCTGGGTCTGGCGGTAAGGCCTGTCCAGCCTGGCGAAGCGCCGGGTACCGACATTGCGGGCGGACTGCTGGTTGAACGTGTGGCGGGACCGGCGGCGAAGGCGGGCATCCGTCCGGGCGATGTGGTGTTGGCCGTCAATGGTCAACCGGTCAGCAATGCCGGCGAGTTACGTGAGCAAGCGGCGCGCGCAGACAAGCGCTTGGCCCTGCTGGTGCAGCGCGGCAACACTCGGATGTTCGTGCCGCTCGAATTGGGCTGAACGAAAACCGGTGCTGGGCCGGATCGCGCAATGTCCGGCGCCAGCAATCTGGAGAAGGATCGCAGGCATATCGGCCAGGGCCCCAACTCGGGGCACTGGCCGGGGAGGTGGACGACTGGGTTAAAGGGCAATTACCCTATATTTGATCGATCCCACCAGCCGACCGATGTTCCAGTGCAGATGCCATAGCCAGCGTTCCATGCCGGAACCCGACCTCCAGGCACGCACCAGCCCTATCAGCAGGTAGACCCATTTCTTTACTCCCATCCGCAACGACAGTCTGGGCATACCATGCGGCAGATACTTTTTGTAGATCAGAACGTTATATTGACCCCACAAACGCGCCTGACGATGTAATGACTTGTTGTCCGGGCGCAGTCGGATATGCATCAGCGCGTCACCGGCAAATTCCAGGTTAACTCCCCGCAACTGCAGCCGCCAGCAAAAATCCGTGTCTTCAAGAGCGGGCATGGACTCGTCAAACCCGCCAATCTCCTCGAATAGCGCACGTTTCACGCCCATGCCACAGCCGCCGGTATGGGGCAGGTAACGCGGGTAACGGTACTGCTGCACACCGTATTGCTGCCCGCACTGATGCGCGGCGATAGAGGACGAGCCGTTGAGCTTCAAGGTGTCGAAGCGGCTCGCGACAAAATCATGTTCCTGCAGCGCCGTTCCGATCGCCGCCACCCAGCCATCACCGACTACATCGTCCGCATCGCAAAATGCCAGTGACGTTCCAGTCGCGAGGCTCGCTGCCTTGTTACGCGCATGGGAAGCACCTGGGCGTTCAGAGGCATCCACTACTTTCAAGTTCGGCAGCCGCCCGGCATAGCTCTCGGCCACCGCTCGGCTATTGTCCTTCGAGCCGTTGTCGGCCACGATGACTTCCCAGGAACCGGACCACTCCTGTTCCGTCAGGGCATCCAATTGCTCGCGCAGCAAGTCCGCACAATCACGGCAAGGCACAATGATGCTTAGATCGACGCTCATCAAATATCCATGTATGCAACTTAAAAACGGAATGCCGCATTAGCCAGAGTCATGTGCGGCGGCTCGCTCCGAGTGCCTGCGCGCTTGAAGCGGTGATTATGAGATCAAGCCCACGCCCACAGCCTAGCAAGAATAAGCATATCCCGGACCAAACTCGATTCCAGAGAGGGCAATGCCTAGCATTGCATTTAGCGACACCGAGTGGTTCAAAAAAACCATACATTCAACCACGCCGTGCGAATTCCACCATCCAGCGCCCCGCAAAATCTGAGAGGGCGACACATGAATCCTAGGACTGGGGTTAGGTTGAGGTGGGCCAACGAGCAAAATCGGCCCCTTCGGCGCAACGGAATCGCCAAGCTCGGAAGATTGTTCTGCACGCAAATTGCTGGAAAAAGCCACTGCGATTCCGGCAATGAGCTGGATTCATTCAGGC comes from the Methyloterricola oryzae genome and includes:
- a CDS encoding glycosyltransferase encodes the protein MSVDLSIIVPCRDCADLLREQLDALTEQEWSGSWEVIVADNGSKDNSRAVAESYAGRLPNLKVVDASERPGASHARNKAASLATGTSLAFCDADDVVGDGWVAAIGTALQEHDFVASRFDTLKLNGSSSIAAHQCGQQYGVQQYRYPRYLPHTGGCGMGVKRALFEEIGGFDESMPALEDTDFCWRLQLRGVNLEFAGDALMHIRLRPDNKSLHRQARLWGQYNVLIYKKYLPHGMPRLSLRMGVKKWVYLLIGLVRAWRSGSGMERWLWHLHWNIGRLVGSIKYRVIAL